A single Amphiprion ocellaris isolate individual 3 ecotype Okinawa chromosome 1, ASM2253959v1, whole genome shotgun sequence DNA region contains:
- the cog8 gene encoding conserved oligomeric Golgi complex subunit 8 yields MAAVDVEDESILASIFKDSFPDSWRNNPDFAAYLSELSSFGVEMLSREPERLAEERAQILQQTRELAFSNYQTFIRTADCTEHIYRDFGRVESSVSRLLDKLPGFGEKCRGFMKEAEEIGASRRMNSLTLNRHTEILEILEIPQLMDTCVRNGYYEEALELAAYVKRLEKKHSTLPVIQGIVREVRQSTQLMLNQLLQQLRSNSQLPVCLRVIGYLRRMDVFMEAELRVKFLQARGTWLSSILAAIPEDDAYFHITKTIEACRVHLFDIITQYRAIFSDEDPLVPPAGGQVNEGAIFHGWVVQKVAEFLQTLERDLQRGVGGRLDSLLGQCMYFGLSFSRVGADFRGQLAPMFQRVAAETFRRAVQEAVDKFQEDMNLYTLIALPSVLGGTIPPVVPTAQPGTLQPPMALLDFQPLACFLNNVLTAFNDLRLCCPVGLARDVSRCLEDALKTVTRQILVFHRAEESAFSSREKELFVQFCCCYAEDLLPFLNRCLQVLFPPAQLALILGVPATHLHRYGGLGCIDVAAVLEPLDFILPERETLAPPPEVDVTEELSSLELKGPGPGSGLEPEPGPGLEPELGPELTRCDVRESGGEATELKSEEENQDEEFFLE; encoded by the exons ATGGCGGCGGTGGACGTGGAGGACGAGAGCATCCTGGCGTCCATCTTCAAGGACAGCTTCCCGGACAGCTGGAGGAACAACCCGGACTTCGCGGCCTACCTGTCCGAGCTGAGCTCCTTCGGGGTGGAGATGCTGAGCCGGGAGCCGGAGCGGCTGGCGGAGGAGCGGGCTCAGATCCTGCAGCAGACCCGGGAACTGGCCTTCTCCAACTACCAGACCTTCATCCGCACCGCTGACTGCACCGAGCACATCTACCGGGACTTCGGCCGTGTGGAGAGCAGCGTGTCCCGGCTGCTGGACAAGCTGCCCGGCTTCGGAGAGAAGTGCAG GGGCTTCATGAAGGAGGCCGAGGAGATCGGAGCGAGTCGTCGGATGAACAGCCTCACGCTGAACCGACACACGGAGATCCTGGAGATCCTGGAGATCCCTCAGCTCATGGACACCTGCGTCCGCAATGGATACTACGAGGAGGCCCTAGAGCTGGCGGCCTACGTCAAGAGGCTGGAGAAGAAACACTCCACACTTCCTGTCATCCAG GGAATCGTACGTGAAGTCCGTCAGTCCACTCAGCTGATGCTCAaccagctccttcagcagcttcGCAGCAACTCGCAGCTTCCTGTCTGCCTGCGTGTGATTGGCTACCTGCGGCGGATGGATGTGTTCATGGAGGCGGAGCTTCGGGTGAAGTTCCTGCAGGCTCGTGGTACCTGGCTGAGCTCCATCCTGGCCGCCATCCCTGAGGACGACGCCTACTTCCACATCACCAAAACCATCGAGGCGTGCCGGGTCCACCTGTTCGACATCATCACGCAGTACCGAGCCATCTTCTCCGACGAGGACCCGCTGGTGCCCCCTGCTGGCGGCCAGGTGAACGAGGGCGCCATCTTCCACGGCTGGGTGGTCCAGAAGGTGGCCGAGTTCCTGCAGACGTTGGAGCGGGACCTCCAGCGTGGCGTCGGCGGCCGCCTGGACTCCCTGCTGGGTCAGTGCATGTACTTCGGTCTGTCCTTCAGCCGGGTCGGCGCCGACTTCCGCGGCCAGCTGGCACCGATGTTCCAGCGGGTGGCGGCGGAGACGTTCCGCCGGGCGGTGCAGGAGGCCGTGGACAAGTTCCAGGAGGACATGAACCTGTACACGCTGATCGCGCTGCCCTCGGTTCTGGGCGGAACCATCCCCCCCGTGGTGCCGACCGCCCAGCCAGGAACCCTGCAGCCTCCCATGGCGCTGCTGGACTTCCAGCCGCTTGCCTGCTTCCTCAACAACGTCCTCACCGCCTTCAACGACCTGCGGCTCTGCTGTCCCGTCGGACTGGCCAGGGACGTGTCCCGCTGTCTAGAGGACGCGTTGAAGACG gTGACCCGGCAGATCCTGGTGTTCCACCGAGCCGAGGAGTCggccttcagcagcagagagaaagaacTCTTCGTccagttctgctgctgctacgCTGAAGATCTGCTGCCGTTCCTCAACCGCTGCCTGCAGGTTCTGTTTCCTCCAGCGCAGCTCGCCCTGATTCTGG GTGTTCCAGCGACTCACCTGCACAGGTACGGAGGTCTGGGCTGCATTGACGTCGCCGCGGTTCTGGAGCCTCTGGACTTTATTCTACCTGAGAGGGAAACTTTAGCGCCGCCGCCGGAGGTCGACGTCACTGAAGAACTGAGCAGTTTGGAGCTCaaaggaccaggaccaggatcaggactagaaccagaaccagggcCAGGACTAGAACCAGAACTAGGACCAGAACTGACCCGGTGCGACGTCAGAGAGTCTGGAGGCGAAGCGACGGAACTGAAGTCtgaggaggagaaccaggatGAGGAGTTCTTTCTGGAGTGA